The following coding sequences are from one Paraburkholderia caballeronis window:
- a CDS encoding LysE family translocator: MNYTAQLAAIAGVMLLACVSPGPDMLAVTSHAFARRRAGVFAAAGIATSHAIWATLAVFGLGLILAQLAWLYEAIRIAGGVYLLYLGGKTLMGLRRSAGVSEPAAPVAAAAKSASGAHAYRRGLLVGLTNPKAAAFFGSLFVTLLPAHAPLWVHGATIATVAGVSIAWFTSIALLFSTGGVQRGYAKLRRPVDALMGAALVALGARLALDH, encoded by the coding sequence ATGAACTACACCGCCCAACTCGCCGCAATCGCCGGTGTCATGCTGCTTGCCTGCGTCAGCCCCGGCCCCGACATGCTGGCCGTCACGTCCCACGCATTCGCGCGCCGGCGCGCGGGCGTATTCGCGGCGGCGGGCATCGCGACTTCGCATGCGATCTGGGCGACGCTTGCCGTGTTCGGACTCGGACTGATCCTCGCGCAACTCGCATGGCTGTACGAGGCGATCCGGATCGCGGGCGGCGTTTATCTGCTGTATCTCGGCGGCAAGACGCTGATGGGTCTGCGCCGCTCGGCCGGCGTTTCGGAACCGGCCGCGCCGGTCGCCGCCGCCGCGAAGTCCGCGAGCGGCGCGCACGCGTATCGCCGCGGACTGCTCGTCGGCCTCACGAACCCGAAGGCCGCCGCGTTCTTCGGCAGCCTGTTCGTCACGCTGCTGCCCGCACACGCGCCGCTGTGGGTGCATGGCGCGACCATCGCGACGGTCGCGGGCGTGTCGATCGCGTGGTTCACGTCGATCGCGCTGCTGTTCTCGACCGGCGGCGTACAGCGCGGTTATGCGAAACTGCGCCGGCCGGTCGATGCGCTGATGGGCGCGGCGCTCGTCGCGCTCGGCGCGCGGCTCGCGCTCGATCACTAA
- a CDS encoding EAL domain-containing protein produces MFAFAAPGLEAAATSGTSYTASGCGDAIVIRLPAALGGSGGTGDIVDPAPASSGCALSLDGIDLTIPNLADTALAAASASGGDAASQQQFVAASSVITDSEADGSRFEEAPVTSATGESGYVQGEAPSDAAPPATSVQYVRQTSDDTAGTQRAGPSLLSMLASALSVRMSPHAVQNAVLALLVAVIAISLAVFVVVIAIVLRRHYFSSRAVVSRAAARGLRRKQFYLEYQPVFHVRSRQCYGAEVLLRWRDSAHGRRGADWFMAQLENDPIVAQLLRFMIETAAADLGVTEAGRSLQIIVNLPGACVADNAHAALAGQLAKSLGAQRIVLQVSCDALQHARDNVRHLQNDGVAISLCDVRSPADTVGVASGGSLRFAKLHREIMTLGDALRSQTLKGFSAWGHESGIPIIADGIEAVGQYHAAGRAQIGLAQGFFLCKALDPGRLLTFLDRLKALQSLHPASHSRSA; encoded by the coding sequence ATGTTCGCGTTTGCTGCGCCCGGCCTCGAAGCCGCGGCGACGTCCGGCACGTCCTATACGGCGTCCGGATGCGGCGACGCGATCGTCATCAGGCTGCCTGCCGCGCTGGGCGGCAGCGGCGGCACTGGCGACATCGTCGATCCCGCGCCCGCGTCGTCCGGGTGCGCGCTGTCGCTCGACGGCATCGACCTCACGATCCCGAATCTGGCCGACACCGCGTTGGCGGCGGCCAGCGCGAGCGGCGGCGATGCTGCATCACAGCAGCAATTCGTTGCCGCTTCATCCGTTATCACGGATTCCGAAGCAGATGGCTCGCGCTTCGAAGAAGCGCCCGTCACCTCCGCGACCGGCGAGTCCGGTTACGTGCAGGGCGAAGCGCCTTCGGATGCCGCGCCGCCCGCGACCTCCGTGCAGTATGTGCGGCAGACGTCCGACGACACAGCCGGCACGCAGCGCGCCGGGCCGTCGCTGCTGTCCATGCTGGCGAGCGCGCTGTCGGTCCGCATGAGTCCGCATGCGGTGCAGAACGCGGTGCTCGCGTTGCTCGTCGCGGTGATCGCGATATCGCTCGCGGTGTTCGTCGTCGTGATCGCGATCGTGCTGCGCCGGCACTACTTCTCGTCGCGCGCGGTGGTCTCGCGCGCGGCCGCGAGGGGCCTCAGGCGCAAGCAGTTCTACCTCGAATATCAGCCGGTGTTCCACGTGCGCAGCCGGCAGTGCTACGGCGCCGAGGTGCTGCTGCGCTGGCGCGATTCGGCGCACGGGCGGCGCGGCGCGGACTGGTTCATGGCGCAACTGGAGAACGATCCGATCGTCGCGCAGCTGCTGCGCTTCATGATCGAGACGGCCGCCGCCGACCTCGGCGTGACGGAAGCCGGCCGCTCGTTGCAGATCATCGTGAACCTGCCGGGCGCGTGCGTCGCGGACAACGCGCACGCGGCGCTGGCCGGGCAACTCGCGAAGTCGCTCGGCGCGCAGCGCATCGTGTTGCAGGTGTCGTGCGATGCGTTGCAGCACGCGCGCGACAACGTCCGCCATCTGCAGAACGACGGCGTCGCGATTTCGTTATGCGACGTGCGCTCGCCGGCCGACACCGTCGGCGTCGCATCGGGCGGGTCGTTGCGGTTCGCGAAGCTGCATCGCGAGATCATGACGCTCGGCGACGCGCTGCGCAGTCAGACGCTGAAGGGATTTTCCGCATGGGGCCACGAATCCGGCATCCCGATCATCGCGGACGGGATCGAGGCCGTCGGCCAGTATCACGCGGCCGGCCGCGCGCAGATCGGGCTCGCGCAGGGTTTCTTCCTGTGCAAGGCGCTCGATCCTGGACGGCTCCTCACGTTCCTCGACCGCCTGAAGGCGCTGCAGTCGCTGCATCCGGCGAGTCATTCGAGGTCGGCCTGA
- a CDS encoding DUF4148 domain-containing protein, translating into MKNAMLRTALVSMLVLAPAVSFAQQAGNGSLTRAQVRQELVDLESVGYNPASANDVTYPQDVQAAMQRLAQKRANEARVAQQQQNGAQPQNGAQAEQSGYGEQPPTASASGGPATPAVRAQQIDRSLYGHH; encoded by the coding sequence GTGAAGAACGCAATGCTGCGCACGGCGCTGGTTTCGATGCTCGTGCTTGCCCCGGCCGTATCGTTTGCCCAGCAGGCGGGCAATGGCTCGCTGACGCGGGCACAGGTCCGGCAGGAACTGGTCGATCTGGAGTCGGTCGGCTATAACCCGGCGTCGGCGAACGACGTCACGTATCCGCAGGACGTGCAGGCCGCGATGCAGCGGCTCGCGCAGAAGCGCGCGAACGAAGCGCGGGTCGCGCAACAGCAGCAGAACGGCGCGCAACCGCAGAACGGCGCGCAGGCCGAGCAGTCCGGTTATGGCGAGCAGCCGCCGACGGCGTCCGCTTCAGGCGGTCCGGCAACGCCGGCAGTTCGCGCGCAGCAGATCGACCGCAGTCTGTATGGGCATCATTGA
- a CDS encoding peptidoglycan D,D-transpeptidase FtsI family protein, with amino-acid sequence MLAPRLPVWRSKLVILVMFAAFATLAGRALWIQVVDHAFYVGQGQKRYQRTLALDAMRGRIVDRNGALLAVSLETFEIWANPKLVDAATHAPLAKLLGLPRAELARRLAGERSFVLLRRQVDAQTAAHIDRMSPAGITLVADSKRFYPEGESAAHVVGFTDVEDDGQEGVELAVNDRLRGTPGQREVIRDRLGRVVSEPGPRVPPRHGDTVQLTIDRRIQQLAYAQLKAAVAKHNAQAGSVVVLDARNGEILALANWPSFDPNDRARLTGRELRNRAVVDTFEPGSTIKPVVVALSLDERKVRPQTIIDTSPGTLRIGTATIHDTSNHGRMTVAEAIQKSSNIALAKLALSLPAQTIWDKYQQYGLGQKPDLTFPGAAAGRLRPYARWRPIEQATMAYGYGLSASLLQIAQVYTAYAGDGTLHPVKLLGNPAPDESPPAARRVATPATASQIRAMLEMATGEGGTGRAATVEGYRIGGKTGTARKQVGAGYAKNRYRSLFVGMAPMSDPRVIVAVMIDDPGGRAFYGGTVAGPVFSGVTAGTLQLLGVPPDV; translated from the coding sequence ATGCTCGCGCCGCGCCTGCCGGTGTGGCGCTCGAAGCTCGTCATCCTCGTGATGTTCGCCGCGTTCGCGACGCTCGCCGGCCGCGCGCTGTGGATCCAGGTCGTCGATCACGCGTTCTACGTCGGGCAGGGGCAGAAACGCTATCAGCGCACGCTCGCGCTCGACGCGATGCGCGGCCGCATCGTCGACCGCAACGGCGCGCTGCTCGCGGTCAGCCTCGAAACGTTCGAGATCTGGGCGAACCCGAAGCTCGTGGACGCCGCGACGCACGCGCCGCTCGCGAAGCTGCTCGGCCTGCCGCGCGCGGAACTCGCGCGCCGGCTGGCCGGCGAGCGCTCGTTCGTGCTGCTGCGCCGCCAGGTCGATGCCCAGACCGCCGCGCATATCGACCGGATGTCGCCGGCCGGCATCACGCTGGTCGCCGATTCGAAGCGTTTTTATCCGGAAGGCGAGTCGGCCGCGCACGTGGTCGGCTTTACCGACGTCGAGGACGACGGCCAGGAAGGCGTCGAACTCGCGGTGAACGACCGGCTGCGCGGCACGCCGGGGCAGCGCGAGGTGATCCGCGACCGGCTCGGCCGCGTGGTGTCCGAACCCGGCCCGCGCGTGCCGCCGCGCCACGGCGACACCGTGCAGTTGACCATCGACCGCCGCATCCAGCAGCTTGCGTATGCGCAGCTGAAGGCGGCGGTCGCGAAGCACAACGCGCAGGCCGGCAGCGTCGTCGTGCTCGACGCGCGCAACGGCGAGATCCTCGCGCTCGCGAACTGGCCGTCGTTCGACCCGAACGACCGCGCGCGGCTGACCGGCCGCGAGTTGCGCAACCGCGCGGTGGTCGATACGTTCGAGCCGGGCTCGACGATCAAGCCGGTGGTCGTCGCGCTGTCGCTCGACGAGCGCAAGGTGCGGCCGCAGACGATCATCGACACGTCGCCGGGCACGCTGCGGATCGGCACCGCGACGATCCACGACACGTCGAACCACGGCCGGATGACGGTCGCCGAGGCGATCCAGAAGTCGAGCAACATCGCGCTCGCGAAACTCGCGCTGAGCCTGCCCGCGCAGACCATCTGGGACAAGTACCAGCAATACGGGCTCGGCCAGAAGCCGGACCTGACGTTCCCGGGCGCGGCCGCCGGCCGGCTGCGACCGTATGCGCGCTGGCGGCCGATCGAGCAGGCGACGATGGCCTATGGCTACGGGCTGTCCGCGTCGCTGCTGCAGATCGCGCAGGTCTATACCGCGTATGCGGGCGACGGCACGCTGCATCCGGTGAAGCTGCTCGGCAACCCGGCGCCGGACGAAAGCCCGCCGGCCGCGCGCCGCGTGGCGACGCCGGCCACCGCGTCGCAGATCCGCGCGATGCTCGAAATGGCGACCGGCGAAGGCGGCACTGGCCGCGCGGCGACGGTCGAAGGCTACCGGATCGGCGGCAAGACCGGCACCGCGCGCAAGCAGGTCGGCGCGGGTTACGCGAAGAACCGCTACCGGTCGCTGTTCGTCGGGATGGCGCCGATGAGCGATCCGCGCGTGATCGTCGCGGTGATGATCGACGACCCGGGCGGGCGCGCGTTTTATGGCGGCACGGTTGCGGGGCCGGTGTTCTCGGGCGTGACGGCCGGCACGCTGCAACTGCTCGGCGTACCGCCGGATGTGTGA
- a CDS encoding acyl-CoA synthetase: MLHPYEEGLAQREANYVPLTPIDFIARAAEVYGDRLAVVHGDVRRNWRDTYARTRRLASALSKAGIGRGDTVAALLPNIPAMVEAHFGVPMLGAVLNTLNTRLDVPTMLFMLRHGEAKALIVDTEFAQLAQRAALTFPDLKIITVADVAPADPDYFPRATDYEAFLEQGDPGFEWTPPPDEWDAIALNYTSGTTGDPKGVVYHHRGAYLNAVSNVLEWDMPKHAVYLWTLPLFHCNGWCFPWTVAARAGVNVCLRKFDAKLVYDLIRNERVTHYCGAPVVQSALADAPAEYREGISHTVHTMVAGAAPAPAVIAKMKAIGFELTHVYGLTEVYGPASVCAVQESWKTLDADEQARLAARQGVRYHLQAAVTVLNPATLEPVPADGETLGEIMFRGNICMKGYLKNERATEEAFRGGWFHTGDLGVMTPDGYVRIKDRSKDIIISGGENISSIEVEDTLYRHPAVALAAVVALPDPKWGEVPCAFVELRPGASATEAEIIAHCRLFLAHYKVPRVVRFGELPRTATGKIQKYELRAQVGSQSAIDLGATPPATPASGS; this comes from the coding sequence ATGTTGCACCCGTACGAAGAAGGGCTCGCGCAACGCGAAGCCAATTACGTGCCGCTCACCCCGATCGATTTCATCGCGCGCGCCGCCGAGGTCTACGGCGACCGGCTCGCCGTCGTCCACGGCGACGTGCGGCGCAACTGGCGCGACACCTACGCGCGCACCCGGCGGCTCGCAAGCGCGCTGTCAAAGGCCGGCATCGGCCGCGGCGACACCGTCGCCGCGCTGCTGCCGAACATCCCGGCGATGGTCGAGGCCCACTTCGGCGTGCCGATGCTCGGCGCGGTGCTCAACACGCTGAACACGCGCCTCGACGTGCCGACGATGCTGTTCATGCTGCGCCATGGCGAAGCAAAGGCGCTGATCGTCGACACCGAGTTCGCGCAACTCGCGCAACGCGCGGCGCTGACGTTCCCGGACCTGAAGATCATCACGGTCGCGGACGTCGCACCGGCCGATCCCGATTATTTCCCGCGCGCAACCGACTACGAGGCATTCCTCGAACAGGGCGACCCCGGCTTCGAATGGACGCCGCCGCCGGACGAATGGGACGCGATCGCGCTGAACTACACGTCCGGCACGACCGGCGACCCCAAGGGCGTCGTCTATCACCATCGCGGCGCGTATCTGAACGCGGTCAGCAACGTGCTCGAATGGGACATGCCGAAGCACGCGGTTTATCTATGGACGCTGCCGCTCTTTCACTGCAACGGCTGGTGTTTTCCATGGACCGTCGCGGCGCGCGCGGGCGTGAACGTCTGCCTGCGCAAGTTCGACGCGAAACTCGTGTATGACCTGATCCGCAACGAACGCGTCACGCATTACTGCGGCGCACCGGTCGTGCAGAGCGCGCTCGCGGACGCGCCGGCCGAATACCGCGAGGGCATCTCGCACACGGTCCATACGATGGTCGCGGGCGCGGCGCCCGCGCCGGCCGTGATCGCGAAGATGAAGGCGATCGGCTTCGAGCTGACCCACGTGTACGGGCTGACCGAGGTGTACGGCCCCGCGTCGGTGTGCGCGGTGCAGGAAAGCTGGAAGACGCTCGACGCGGACGAGCAGGCGCGGCTCGCCGCGCGCCAGGGCGTCCGTTATCACCTGCAGGCGGCGGTCACCGTGCTCAATCCAGCGACGCTCGAACCGGTGCCGGCCGACGGCGAGACGCTCGGCGAAATCATGTTCCGCGGCAACATCTGTATGAAGGGCTACCTTAAGAACGAGCGCGCGACCGAGGAAGCGTTCCGCGGCGGCTGGTTCCATACCGGCGACCTCGGCGTGATGACGCCCGACGGCTACGTGCGGATCAAGGATCGCAGCAAGGACATCATCATCTCGGGCGGCGAGAACATTTCGAGCATCGAGGTCGAGGACACGCTGTACCGGCATCCGGCCGTCGCGCTCGCGGCAGTCGTCGCGCTGCCCGATCCGAAGTGGGGCGAGGTGCCGTGTGCGTTCGTCGAACTGCGGCCGGGCGCGAGCGCGACCGAGGCGGAGATCATCGCGCATTGCCGGCTGTTCCTCGCGCATTACAAGGTGCCGCGCGTGGTCCGCTTCGGCGAGCTGCCGCGCACCGCGACCGGCAAGATCCAGAAGTACGAGCTGCGCGCGCAGGTCGGCTCGCAAAGCGCGATCGATCTGGGCGCCACGCCACCCGCCACGCCGGCATCAGGGTCGTGA
- a CDS encoding Crp/Fnr family transcriptional regulator, with amino-acid sequence MTQTISTMDEPTLVGDLTDAGRIDATDRARLAALFSRFAWFHALLPAQQAWVLDDSYAQPFAAGATVAARDAPSAYWLGVSSGLVKLAIYNTSGRGCTFSGVPHGGWFGEGSVIKREPRRYAVIALQPSLMMCVPSVVFHRLMDHSLPFNRFVIHQLNNRMGEFIALIQNSRLLGVDARVAQSLAQMFNPDLYPETSHELDISQEELGMLTGVSRQRINQALQGLERHGLVALSYNRVTVLDLNRLRMFGREQI; translated from the coding sequence ATGACGCAGACCATTTCGACTATGGACGAGCCGACGTTGGTCGGGGACTTAACCGACGCCGGCCGCATCGATGCGACCGACCGCGCGCGGCTGGCCGCGCTGTTTTCCCGCTTCGCGTGGTTCCATGCGCTATTGCCGGCACAGCAGGCGTGGGTGCTCGACGACTCGTACGCGCAGCCGTTTGCTGCGGGGGCAACGGTCGCCGCGCGCGACGCACCGTCCGCGTACTGGCTCGGCGTCAGCTCGGGCCTCGTGAAGCTCGCGATCTACAACACGTCGGGACGCGGTTGCACCTTTTCCGGCGTGCCGCACGGCGGCTGGTTCGGCGAGGGCAGTGTAATCAAGCGCGAACCGCGCCGCTACGCGGTGATCGCGTTGCAACCGTCGCTGATGATGTGCGTGCCGTCCGTCGTGTTCCACCGGCTGATGGATCACAGCCTGCCGTTCAACCGCTTCGTGATCCACCAGTTGAACAACCGGATGGGCGAGTTCATCGCGCTGATCCAGAACAGCCGTCTGCTCGGCGTCGACGCGCGCGTCGCGCAGTCGCTCGCGCAGATGTTCAATCCCGACCTCTATCCGGAGACGAGCCACGAACTCGACATCTCGCAGGAGGAACTCGGGATGCTGACCGGCGTGTCGCGGCAGCGGATCAACCAGGCGTTGCAGGGCCTCGAACGGCACGGGCTGGTTGCACTGTCGTACAACCGCGTGACCGTGCTCGACCTGAACCGGTTGCGCATGTTCGGCCGCGAGCAGATTTGA
- a CDS encoding H-NS histone family protein produces the protein MPTYKELKVQIASLAAQAEAARTAEINAIVRAIRATIAEYGLTEKDIFGGRRGRPKKKKAQTVAPKYLDPATGATWSGRGRAPRWIANAASRDQFLIGS, from the coding sequence ATGCCGACATACAAAGAACTCAAAGTACAGATCGCATCGTTGGCCGCTCAGGCCGAGGCCGCGCGCACCGCGGAAATCAACGCGATCGTCCGCGCCATCCGGGCCACGATCGCAGAATACGGCCTCACGGAGAAGGACATTTTCGGTGGTCGGCGCGGCCGGCCAAAAAAGAAAAAGGCGCAAACCGTCGCGCCGAAGTATCTCGACCCGGCGACCGGCGCCACATGGTCGGGCCGCGGCCGCGCTCCGCGCTGGATCGCGAACGCCGCCAGCCGCGACCAGTTCCTGATCGGCAGTTGA